A DNA window from Dama dama isolate Ldn47 chromosome 19, ASM3311817v1, whole genome shotgun sequence contains the following coding sequences:
- the LOC133073729 gene encoding large ribosomal subunit protein eL31-like: MAPAKKGGEKKGRSAINEVVTREYTINIHKRIHGVSFKKSAPRALREIRKFAMKQMGTPDVRIDTMLNKAVWAKGIRNVPYRIRVRLSRKRNEDEDSPNKLCTLVTYVPVTTFKNLQTVNVDEN; encoded by the coding sequence ATGGCTCCCGCAAAGAAGGGAGGCGAGAAGAAGGGCCGGTCCGCCATCAACGAGGTGGTGACAAGAGAATACACCATCAACATTCACAAGCGCATCCATGGAGTGAGTTTCAAGAAGAGTGCCCCTAGGGCACTCAGAGAAATCCGGAAGTTTGCCATGAAGCAGATGGGAACTCCAGACGTGCGCATCGACACCATGCTCAACAAAGCCGTCTGGGCCAAAGGAATCAGAAATGTCCCATACCGGATCCGTGTGCGGTTGTCCAGAAAACGTAATGAAGACGAAGACTCGCCAAACAAGCTCTGCACTCTGGTTACCTATGTGCCCGTCACCACCTTCAAAAATCTACAGACAGTCAATGTGGATGAGAACTAA